A section of the Apodemus sylvaticus chromosome 10, mApoSyl1.1, whole genome shotgun sequence genome encodes:
- the LOC127694032 gene encoding uncharacterized protein LOC127694032 isoform X9, giving the protein MWQFCALLFLFLTGGSTAQDPVTGPAKVRGQEQGSLTVQCRYNSGWKDYQKYWCQGAYWKSCEILVETDASEKMVKKNRVSIRDDQTRFIFTVTMEDLRMSDADIYWCGITKFGNDHMFEVNVNIDPASESSTTVMMSTAMVLTSTPPTMEYTSMESTGKDHGTESVASEFSTTVMMSTATVLTSTPPTMEYSSMGSTGQDHRTQSVGGSTAQDPVTGPAEVRGQEQGSLTVQCRYNSGWKDYQKYWCQGAYWKSCEILVETDASEQMVKKNRVSIRDDQTHFIFTVTMEDLRMSEAGIYWCGIMRTGNDHMFEVNVNIDPASESSTTVMMSTATVLTSSLPTMEYSSMESTGKDHGTQSVGGSTAQDPVIGPAEVRGQEQGSLTVKCRYNSGWKDYQKYWCQGAYWKSCEILVETDASEQMVKKNRVSIRDDQTHFIFTVTMEDLRMSDAGIYWCGITRTGNDHMFEVNVNIDPAALETSTTVMTTTVTVPTSTSPTTKYTGMGNTGREHVTQSSPLIWFLLSSISFQLLFFVMFPLLLTMFIAVLWVNRPQRHYGGDEIGLVKIHSSDAQDREKHFPGDGK; this is encoded by the exons ATGTGGCAGTTCTGtgctctgctcttcctcttcctcacag gtggctccactgctcaggatCCAGTCACAGGTCCAGCAAAGGTGAGAGGTCAGGAGCAGGGCTCCTTGACAGTGCAGTGCAGATATAACTCAGGCTGGAAGGATTACCAGAAGTACTGGTGCCAAGGAGCTTATTGGAAATCATGTGAGATTCTCGTTGAAACCGATGCATCAGAGAAGATGGTGAAGAAGAACCGTGTGTCCATCAGGGATGACCAGACACGCTTCATCTTCACGGTGACCATGGAGGATCTGAGGATGAGTGATGCTGACATTTACTGGTGTGGAATTACAAAATTTGGAAATGATCACATGTTTGAAGTGAATGTGAACATTGACCCAG CCTCAGAATCTTCAACTACAGTAATGATGTCCACAGCCATGGTTCTGACATCCACACCACCAACCATGGAGTACACCAGCATGGAGAGCACGGGCAAGGACCACGGAACTGAGAGCGTGG CCTCAGAATTTTCAACTACAGTAATGATGTCCACAGCCACGGTTCTGACATCCACACCACCAACCATGGAGTACTCCAGCATGGGGAGCACGGGCCAGGACCACAGAACTCAGAGTGTGG GCGGCTCCACTGCTCAGGATCCAGTCACAGGTCCAGCAGAGGTGAGAGGTCAGGAGCAGGGCTCCTTGACAGTGCAGTGCAGATATAACTCAGGCTGGAAGGATTACCAGAAGTACTGGTGCCAAGGAGCTTATTGGAAATCATGTGAGATTCTCGTTGAAACCGATGCATCAGAGCAGATGGTGAAGAAGAACCGTGTGTCCATCAGGGACGACCAGACACACTTCATCTTCACGGTGACCATGGAGGATCTGAGGATGAGCGAGGCTGGCATTTACTGGTGTGGAATTATGAGAACTGGAAATGATCACATGTTTGAAGTGAATGTGAACATTGACCCAG CCTCAGAATCTTCAACTACAGTAATGATGTCCACAGCCACGGTTCTGACATCCTCACTACCAACCATGGAGTACTCCAGCATGGAGAGCACGGGCAAGGACCACGGAACTCAGAGCGTGG gtggctctactgctcaggatCCAGTCATAGGTCCAGCAGAA GTGAGAGGTCAGGAGCAGGGCTCCTTGACAGTGAAGTGCAGATATAACTCAGGCTGGAAGGATTACCAGAAGTACTGGTGCCAAGGAGCTTATTGGAAATCATGTGAGATTCTCGTTGAAACCGATGCATCAGAGCAGATGGTGAAGAAGAACCGTGTGTCCATCAGGGACGACCAGACACACTTCATCTTCACGGTGACCATGGAGGATCTGAGGATGAGCGATGCTGGCATTTACTGGTGTGGAATTACGAGAACTGGAAATGATCACATGTTTGAAGTGAATGTGAATATTGACCCAG CAGCCTTAGAAACTTCAACTACAGTAATGACGACTACAGTCACGGTTCCGACATCCACATCACCAACCACGAAGTACACCGGCATGGGGAACACTGGCAGGGAACACGTGACTCAGAGCAGCCCCCTTATCTG gtTTCTGCTGAGCAGCATCTCCTTCCAGCTGCTGTTTTTTGTGATGTTTCCCCTGCTCCtgaccatgttcattgctgtccTGTGGGTCAACAGGCCTCAGAGACACTATGGGGGAGATGAAATTGGCCTGGTGAAGATCCATAGCTCTGATGCCcaggacagagagaaacactTCCCAGGAGATGGAAaataa
- the LOC127694032 gene encoding uncharacterized protein LOC127694032 isoform X8, which translates to MWQFCALLFLFLTGGSTAQDPVTGPAKVRGQEQGSLTVQCRYNSGWKDYQKYWCQGAYWKSCEILVETDASEKMVKKNRVSIRDDQTRFIFTVTMEDLRMSDADIYWCGITKFGNDHMFEVNVNIDPASESSTTVMMSTAMVLTSTPPTMEYTSMESTGKDHGTESVASEFSTTVMMSTATVLTSTPPTMEYSSMGSTGQDHRTQSVGGSTAQDPVTGPAEVRGQEQGSLTVQCRYNSGWKDYQKYWCQGAYWKSCEILVETDASEQMVKKNRVSIRDDQTHFIFTVTMEDLRMSEAGIYWCGIMRTGNDHMFEVNVNIDPASESSTTVMMSTATVLTSSLPTMEYSSMESTGKDHGTQSVGGSTAQDPVIGPAEVRGQEQGSLTVQCRYNSGWKDYQKYWCQGAYWKSCEILVETDASEQMVKKNRVSIRDDQTHFIFTVTMEDLRMSDAGIYWCGITRTGNDHMFEVNVNIDPAALETSTTVMTTTVTVPTSTSPTTKYTGMGNTGREHVTQSSPLIWFLLSSISFQLLFFVMFPLLLTMFIAVLWVNRPQRHYGGDEIGLVKIHSSDAQDREKHFPGDGK; encoded by the exons ATGTGGCAGTTCTGtgctctgctcttcctcttcctcacag gtggctccactgctcaggatCCAGTCACAGGTCCAGCAAAGGTGAGAGGTCAGGAGCAGGGCTCCTTGACAGTGCAGTGCAGATATAACTCAGGCTGGAAGGATTACCAGAAGTACTGGTGCCAAGGAGCTTATTGGAAATCATGTGAGATTCTCGTTGAAACCGATGCATCAGAGAAGATGGTGAAGAAGAACCGTGTGTCCATCAGGGATGACCAGACACGCTTCATCTTCACGGTGACCATGGAGGATCTGAGGATGAGTGATGCTGACATTTACTGGTGTGGAATTACAAAATTTGGAAATGATCACATGTTTGAAGTGAATGTGAACATTGACCCAG CCTCAGAATCTTCAACTACAGTAATGATGTCCACAGCCATGGTTCTGACATCCACACCACCAACCATGGAGTACACCAGCATGGAGAGCACGGGCAAGGACCACGGAACTGAGAGCGTGG CCTCAGAATTTTCAACTACAGTAATGATGTCCACAGCCACGGTTCTGACATCCACACCACCAACCATGGAGTACTCCAGCATGGGGAGCACGGGCCAGGACCACAGAACTCAGAGTGTGG GCGGCTCCACTGCTCAGGATCCAGTCACAGGTCCAGCAGAGGTGAGAGGTCAGGAGCAGGGCTCCTTGACAGTGCAGTGCAGATATAACTCAGGCTGGAAGGATTACCAGAAGTACTGGTGCCAAGGAGCTTATTGGAAATCATGTGAGATTCTCGTTGAAACCGATGCATCAGAGCAGATGGTGAAGAAGAACCGTGTGTCCATCAGGGACGACCAGACACACTTCATCTTCACGGTGACCATGGAGGATCTGAGGATGAGCGAGGCTGGCATTTACTGGTGTGGAATTATGAGAACTGGAAATGATCACATGTTTGAAGTGAATGTGAACATTGACCCAG CCTCAGAATCTTCAACTACAGTAATGATGTCCACAGCCACGGTTCTGACATCCTCACTACCAACCATGGAGTACTCCAGCATGGAGAGCACGGGCAAGGACCACGGAACTCAGAGCGTGG gtggctctactgctcaggatCCAGTCATAGGTCCAGCAGAAGTGAGAGGTCAGGAGCAGGGCTCCTTGACAGTGCAGTGCAGATATAACTCAGGCTGGAAGGATTACCAGAAGTACTGGTGCCAAGGAGCTTATTGGAAATCATGTGAGATTCTCGTTGAAACCGATGCATCAGAGCAGATGGTGAAGAAGAACCGTGTGTCCATCAGGGACGACCAGACACACTTCATCTTCACGGTGACCATGGAGGATCTGAGGATGAGCGATGCTGGCATTTACTGGTGTGGAATTACGAGAACTGGAAATGATCACATGTTTGAAGTGAATGTGAACATTGACCCAG CAGCCTTAGAAACTTCAACTACAGTAATGACGACTACAGTCACGGTTCCGACATCCACATCACCAACCACGAAGTACACCGGCATGGGGAACACTGGCAGGGAACACGTGACTCAGAGCAGCCCCCTTATCTG gtTTCTGCTGAGCAGCATCTCCTTCCAGCTGCTGTTTTTTGTGATGTTTCCCCTGCTCCtgaccatgttcattgctgtccTGTGGGTCAACAGGCCTCAGAGACACTATGGGGGAGATGAAATTGGCCTGGTGAAGATCCATAGCTCTGATGCCcaggacagagagaaacactTCCCAGGAGATGGAAaataa
- the LOC127694032 gene encoding polymeric immunoglobulin receptor-like isoform X7 — protein MWQFCALLFLFLTGGSTAQDPVTGPAKVRGQEQGSLTVQCRYNSGWKDYQKYWCQGAYWKSCEILVETDASEKMVKKNRVSIRDDQTRFIFTVTMEDLRMSDADIYWCGITKFGNDHMFEVNVNIDPGGSTAQDPVTGPAEVRGQEQGSLTVQCRYNSGWKDYQKYWCQGAYWKSCEILVETDASEQMVKKNRVSIRDDQTHFIFTVTMEDLRMSEAGIYWCGIMRTGNDHMFEVNVNIDPASESSTTVMMSTATVLTSSLPTMEYSSMESTGKDHGTQSVGGSTAQDPVIGPAEVRGQEQGSLTVQCRYNSGWKDYQKYWCQGAYWKSCEILVETDASEQMVKKNRVSIRDDQTHFIFTVTMEDLRMSDAGIYWCGITRTGNDHMFEVNVNIDPASESSTTVMMSTATVLTSTPPTMEYSSMESTGGSTAQDPITGPAEVRGQEQGSLTVKCRYNSGWKDYQKYWCQGAYWKSCEILVETDASEQMVKKNRVSIRDDQTHFIFTVTMEDLRMSDAGIYWCGITRTGNDHMFEVNVNIDPAALETSTTVMTTTVTVPTSTSPTTKYTGMGNTGREHVTQSSPLIWFLLSSISFQLLFFVMFPLLLTMFIAVLWVNRPQRHYGGDEIGLVKIHSSDAQDREKHFPGDGK, from the exons ATGTGGCAGTTCTGtgctctgctcttcctcttcctcacag gtggctccactgctcaggatCCAGTCACAGGTCCAGCAAAGGTGAGAGGTCAGGAGCAGGGCTCCTTGACAGTGCAGTGCAGATATAACTCAGGCTGGAAGGATTACCAGAAGTACTGGTGCCAAGGAGCTTATTGGAAATCATGTGAGATTCTCGTTGAAACCGATGCATCAGAGAAGATGGTGAAGAAGAACCGTGTGTCCATCAGGGATGACCAGACACGCTTCATCTTCACGGTGACCATGGAGGATCTGAGGATGAGTGATGCTGACATTTACTGGTGTGGAATTACAAAATTTGGAAATGATCACATGTTTGAAGTGAATGTGAACATTGACCCAG GCGGCTCCACTGCTCAGGATCCAGTCACAGGTCCAGCAGAGGTGAGAGGTCAGGAGCAGGGCTCCTTGACAGTGCAGTGCAGATATAACTCAGGCTGGAAGGATTACCAGAAGTACTGGTGCCAAGGAGCTTATTGGAAATCATGTGAGATTCTCGTTGAAACCGATGCATCAGAGCAGATGGTGAAGAAGAACCGTGTGTCCATCAGGGACGACCAGACACACTTCATCTTCACGGTGACCATGGAGGATCTGAGGATGAGCGAGGCTGGCATTTACTGGTGTGGAATTATGAGAACTGGAAATGATCACATGTTTGAAGTGAATGTGAACATTGACCCAG CCTCAGAATCTTCAACTACAGTAATGATGTCCACAGCCACGGTTCTGACATCCTCACTACCAACCATGGAGTACTCCAGCATGGAGAGCACGGGCAAGGACCACGGAACTCAGAGCGTGG gtggctctactgctcaggatCCAGTCATAGGTCCAGCAGAAGTGAGAGGTCAGGAGCAGGGCTCCTTGACAGTGCAGTGCAGATATAACTCAGGCTGGAAGGATTACCAGAAGTACTGGTGCCAAGGAGCTTATTGGAAATCATGTGAGATTCTCGTTGAAACCGATGCATCAGAGCAGATGGTGAAGAAGAACCGTGTGTCCATCAGGGACGACCAGACACACTTCATCTTCACGGTGACCATGGAGGATCTGAGGATGAGCGATGCTGGCATTTACTGGTGTGGAATTACGAGAACTGGAAATGATCACATGTTTGAAGTGAATGTGAACATTGACCCAG CCTCAGAATCTTCAACTACAGTAATGATGTCCACAGCCACGGTTCTGACATCCACACCACCAACCATGGAGTACTCCAGCATGGAGAGCACGG gtggctccactgctcaggatCCAATCACAGGTCCAGCAGAGGTGAGAGGTCAGGAGCAGGGCTCCTTGACAGTGAAGTGCAGATATAACTCAGGCTGGAAGGATTACCAGAAGTACTGGTGCCAAGGAGCTTATTGGAAATCATGTGAGATTCTCGTTGAAACCGATGCATCAGAGCAGATGGTGAAGAAGAACCGTGTGTCCATCAGGGACGACCAGACACACTTCATCTTCACGGTGACCATGGAGGATCTGAGGATGAGCGATGCTGGCATTTACTGGTGTGGAATTACGAGAACTGGAAATGATCACATGTTTGAAGTGAATGTGAATATTGACCCAG CAGCCTTAGAAACTTCAACTACAGTAATGACGACTACAGTCACGGTTCCGACATCCACATCACCAACCACGAAGTACACCGGCATGGGGAACACTGGCAGGGAACACGTGACTCAGAGCAGCCCCCTTATCTG gtTTCTGCTGAGCAGCATCTCCTTCCAGCTGCTGTTTTTTGTGATGTTTCCCCTGCTCCtgaccatgttcattgctgtccTGTGGGTCAACAGGCCTCAGAGACACTATGGGGGAGATGAAATTGGCCTGGTGAAGATCCATAGCTCTGATGCCcaggacagagagaaacactTCCCAGGAGATGGAAaataa
- the LOC127694032 gene encoding polymeric immunoglobulin receptor-like isoform X5 — MWQFCALLFLFLTGGSTAQDPVTGPAKVRGQEQGSLTVQCRYNSGWKDYQKYWCQGAYWKSCEILVETDASEKMVKKNRVSIRDDQTRFIFTVTMEDLRMSDADIYWCGITKFGNDHMFEVNVNIDPASESSTTVMMSTAMVLTSTPPTMEYTSMESTGKDHGTESVASEFSTTVMMSTATVLTSTPPTMEYSSMGSTGQDHRTQSVGGSTAQDPVTGPAEVRGQEQGSLTVQCRYNSGWKDYQKYWCQGAYWKSCEILVETDASEQMVKKNRVSIRDDQTHFIFTVTMEDLRMSEAGIYWCGIMRTGNDHMFEVNVNIDPASESSTTVMMSTATVLTSSLPTMEYSSMESTGKDHGTQSVGGSTAQDPVIGPAEVRGQEQGSLTVQCRYNSGWKDYQKYWCQGAYWKSCEILVETDASEQMVKKNRVSIRDDQTHFIFTVTMEDLRMSDAGIYWCGITRTGNDHMFEVNVNIDPASESSTTVMMSTATVLTSTPPTMEYSSMESTGGSTAQDPITGPAEVRGQEQGSLTVKCRYNSGWKDYQKYWCQGAYWKSCEILVETDASEQMVKKNRVSIRDDQTHFIFTVTMEDLRMSDAGIYWCGITRTGNDHMFEVNVNIDPAALETSTTVMTTTVTVPTSTSPTTKYTGMGNTGREHVTQSSPLIWRCLPLSSFFSPTGFC; from the exons ATGTGGCAGTTCTGtgctctgctcttcctcttcctcacag gtggctccactgctcaggatCCAGTCACAGGTCCAGCAAAGGTGAGAGGTCAGGAGCAGGGCTCCTTGACAGTGCAGTGCAGATATAACTCAGGCTGGAAGGATTACCAGAAGTACTGGTGCCAAGGAGCTTATTGGAAATCATGTGAGATTCTCGTTGAAACCGATGCATCAGAGAAGATGGTGAAGAAGAACCGTGTGTCCATCAGGGATGACCAGACACGCTTCATCTTCACGGTGACCATGGAGGATCTGAGGATGAGTGATGCTGACATTTACTGGTGTGGAATTACAAAATTTGGAAATGATCACATGTTTGAAGTGAATGTGAACATTGACCCAG CCTCAGAATCTTCAACTACAGTAATGATGTCCACAGCCATGGTTCTGACATCCACACCACCAACCATGGAGTACACCAGCATGGAGAGCACGGGCAAGGACCACGGAACTGAGAGCGTGG CCTCAGAATTTTCAACTACAGTAATGATGTCCACAGCCACGGTTCTGACATCCACACCACCAACCATGGAGTACTCCAGCATGGGGAGCACGGGCCAGGACCACAGAACTCAGAGTGTGG GCGGCTCCACTGCTCAGGATCCAGTCACAGGTCCAGCAGAGGTGAGAGGTCAGGAGCAGGGCTCCTTGACAGTGCAGTGCAGATATAACTCAGGCTGGAAGGATTACCAGAAGTACTGGTGCCAAGGAGCTTATTGGAAATCATGTGAGATTCTCGTTGAAACCGATGCATCAGAGCAGATGGTGAAGAAGAACCGTGTGTCCATCAGGGACGACCAGACACACTTCATCTTCACGGTGACCATGGAGGATCTGAGGATGAGCGAGGCTGGCATTTACTGGTGTGGAATTATGAGAACTGGAAATGATCACATGTTTGAAGTGAATGTGAACATTGACCCAG CCTCAGAATCTTCAACTACAGTAATGATGTCCACAGCCACGGTTCTGACATCCTCACTACCAACCATGGAGTACTCCAGCATGGAGAGCACGGGCAAGGACCACGGAACTCAGAGCGTGG gtggctctactgctcaggatCCAGTCATAGGTCCAGCAGAAGTGAGAGGTCAGGAGCAGGGCTCCTTGACAGTGCAGTGCAGATATAACTCAGGCTGGAAGGATTACCAGAAGTACTGGTGCCAAGGAGCTTATTGGAAATCATGTGAGATTCTCGTTGAAACCGATGCATCAGAGCAGATGGTGAAGAAGAACCGTGTGTCCATCAGGGACGACCAGACACACTTCATCTTCACGGTGACCATGGAGGATCTGAGGATGAGCGATGCTGGCATTTACTGGTGTGGAATTACGAGAACTGGAAATGATCACATGTTTGAAGTGAATGTGAACATTGACCCAG CCTCAGAATCTTCAACTACAGTAATGATGTCCACAGCCACGGTTCTGACATCCACACCACCAACCATGGAGTACTCCAGCATGGAGAGCACGG gtggctccactgctcaggatCCAATCACAGGTCCAGCAGAGGTGAGAGGTCAGGAGCAGGGCTCCTTGACAGTGAAGTGCAGATATAACTCAGGCTGGAAGGATTACCAGAAGTACTGGTGCCAAGGAGCTTATTGGAAATCATGTGAGATTCTCGTTGAAACCGATGCATCAGAGCAGATGGTGAAGAAGAACCGTGTGTCCATCAGGGACGACCAGACACACTTCATCTTCACGGTGACCATGGAGGATCTGAGGATGAGCGATGCTGGCATTTACTGGTGTGGAATTACGAGAACTGGAAATGATCACATGTTTGAAGTGAATGTGAATATTGACCCAG CAGCCTTAGAAACTTCAACTACAGTAATGACGACTACAGTCACGGTTCCGACATCCACATCACCAACCACGAAGTACACCGGCATGGGGAACACTGGCAGGGAACACGTGACTCAGAGCAGCCCCCTTATCTG GCGGtgccttcccctctcttcctttttttcccccacaggtTTCTGCTGA
- the LOC127694032 gene encoding polymeric immunoglobulin receptor-like isoform X6, whose protein sequence is MWQFCALLFLFLTGGSTAQDPVTGPAKVRGQEQGSLTVQCRYNSGWKDYQKYWCQGAYWKSCEILVETDASEKMVKKNRVSIRDDQTRFIFTVTMEDLRMSDADIYWCGITKFGNDHMFEVNVNIDPASESSTTVMMSTAMVLTSTPPTMEYTSMESTGKDHGTESVASEFSTTVMMSTATVLTSTPPTMEYSSMGSTGQDHRTQSVGGSTAQDPVTGPAEVRGQEQGSLTVQCRYNSGWKDYQKYWCQGAYWKSCEILVETDASEQMVKKNRVSIRDDQTHFIFTVTMEDLRMSEAGIYWCGIMRTGNDHMFEVNVNIDPASESSTTVMMSTATVLTSSLPTMEYSSMESTGKDHGTQSVGGSTAQDPVIGPAEVRGQEQGSLTVQCRYNSGWKDYQKYWCQGAYWKSCEILVETDASEQMVKKNRVSIRDDQTHFIFTVTMEDLRMSDAGIYWCGITRTGNDHMFEVNVNIDPASESSTTVMMSTATVLTSTPPTMEYSSMESTGGSTAQDPITGPAEVRGQEQGSLTVKCRYNSGWKDYQKYWCQGAYWKSCEILVETDASEQMVKKNRVSIRDDQTHFIFTVTMEDLRMSDAGIYWCGITRTGNDHMFEVNVNIDPAALETSTTVMTTTVTVPTSTSPTTKYTGMGNTGREHVTQSSPLICCSGRPQCIGDASTMG, encoded by the exons ATGTGGCAGTTCTGtgctctgctcttcctcttcctcacag gtggctccactgctcaggatCCAGTCACAGGTCCAGCAAAGGTGAGAGGTCAGGAGCAGGGCTCCTTGACAGTGCAGTGCAGATATAACTCAGGCTGGAAGGATTACCAGAAGTACTGGTGCCAAGGAGCTTATTGGAAATCATGTGAGATTCTCGTTGAAACCGATGCATCAGAGAAGATGGTGAAGAAGAACCGTGTGTCCATCAGGGATGACCAGACACGCTTCATCTTCACGGTGACCATGGAGGATCTGAGGATGAGTGATGCTGACATTTACTGGTGTGGAATTACAAAATTTGGAAATGATCACATGTTTGAAGTGAATGTGAACATTGACCCAG CCTCAGAATCTTCAACTACAGTAATGATGTCCACAGCCATGGTTCTGACATCCACACCACCAACCATGGAGTACACCAGCATGGAGAGCACGGGCAAGGACCACGGAACTGAGAGCGTGG CCTCAGAATTTTCAACTACAGTAATGATGTCCACAGCCACGGTTCTGACATCCACACCACCAACCATGGAGTACTCCAGCATGGGGAGCACGGGCCAGGACCACAGAACTCAGAGTGTGG GCGGCTCCACTGCTCAGGATCCAGTCACAGGTCCAGCAGAGGTGAGAGGTCAGGAGCAGGGCTCCTTGACAGTGCAGTGCAGATATAACTCAGGCTGGAAGGATTACCAGAAGTACTGGTGCCAAGGAGCTTATTGGAAATCATGTGAGATTCTCGTTGAAACCGATGCATCAGAGCAGATGGTGAAGAAGAACCGTGTGTCCATCAGGGACGACCAGACACACTTCATCTTCACGGTGACCATGGAGGATCTGAGGATGAGCGAGGCTGGCATTTACTGGTGTGGAATTATGAGAACTGGAAATGATCACATGTTTGAAGTGAATGTGAACATTGACCCAG CCTCAGAATCTTCAACTACAGTAATGATGTCCACAGCCACGGTTCTGACATCCTCACTACCAACCATGGAGTACTCCAGCATGGAGAGCACGGGCAAGGACCACGGAACTCAGAGCGTGG gtggctctactgctcaggatCCAGTCATAGGTCCAGCAGAAGTGAGAGGTCAGGAGCAGGGCTCCTTGACAGTGCAGTGCAGATATAACTCAGGCTGGAAGGATTACCAGAAGTACTGGTGCCAAGGAGCTTATTGGAAATCATGTGAGATTCTCGTTGAAACCGATGCATCAGAGCAGATGGTGAAGAAGAACCGTGTGTCCATCAGGGACGACCAGACACACTTCATCTTCACGGTGACCATGGAGGATCTGAGGATGAGCGATGCTGGCATTTACTGGTGTGGAATTACGAGAACTGGAAATGATCACATGTTTGAAGTGAATGTGAACATTGACCCAG CCTCAGAATCTTCAACTACAGTAATGATGTCCACAGCCACGGTTCTGACATCCACACCACCAACCATGGAGTACTCCAGCATGGAGAGCACGG gtggctccactgctcaggatCCAATCACAGGTCCAGCAGAGGTGAGAGGTCAGGAGCAGGGCTCCTTGACAGTGAAGTGCAGATATAACTCAGGCTGGAAGGATTACCAGAAGTACTGGTGCCAAGGAGCTTATTGGAAATCATGTGAGATTCTCGTTGAAACCGATGCATCAGAGCAGATGGTGAAGAAGAACCGTGTGTCCATCAGGGACGACCAGACACACTTCATCTTCACGGTGACCATGGAGGATCTGAGGATGAGCGATGCTGGCATTTACTGGTGTGGAATTACGAGAACTGGAAATGATCACATGTTTGAAGTGAATGTGAATATTGACCCAG CAGCCTTAGAAACTTCAACTACAGTAATGACGACTACAGTCACGGTTCCGACATCCACATCACCAACCACGAAGTACACCGGCATGGGGAACACTGGCAGGGAACACGTGACTCAGAGCAGCCCCCTTATCTG ttgcagtggaagaccccagtgtattggagatgccagtaccatgggatga